Proteins encoded in a region of the Saccharothrix ecbatanensis genome:
- a CDS encoding ATP-binding protein, which translates to MNPPREPVNPFPLPGWESTPMRPLRPWHRQEHRAYYVPVDGTESAFQQFQQEIGDLTGLLEYGRLVLVTGESGCGKTALVNRCADWVVGELAGLGMRGVVLDLTGCLPADHELSIDQRAVEVCDRMFDLLVDHDALRVEAADRLAGDRDVPRRVFPRLGRSLRAEIALIVLLPSPNELVDEVIRYARVFSSAKVLFLAESAYFGPDEVADVVRQLETWVPPITLYVGPLDPGDAQRFAEDRLSRHVAAGRYPGLSDDAIELVAKHCQSIAMLQRFLHGTYQHKLGSGLGYSEADQVSVEDIRAFLNTKSRNGLGNGP; encoded by the coding sequence GTGAACCCGCCCCGCGAACCGGTCAACCCGTTCCCGCTCCCCGGCTGGGAGAGCACGCCGATGCGTCCCCTGCGGCCGTGGCACCGGCAGGAACACCGCGCGTACTACGTGCCCGTCGACGGCACCGAGAGCGCGTTCCAGCAGTTCCAGCAGGAGATCGGCGACCTGACCGGGCTGCTGGAGTACGGCCGGCTGGTGCTCGTCACCGGCGAGTCGGGCTGCGGCAAGACGGCATTGGTCAACCGGTGCGCGGACTGGGTGGTCGGCGAGTTGGCCGGGCTCGGGATGCGCGGCGTGGTGCTGGACCTGACCGGGTGCCTGCCCGCCGACCACGAGCTGTCCATCGACCAGCGCGCCGTCGAGGTGTGCGACCGGATGTTCGACCTGCTGGTGGACCACGACGCGTTGCGGGTCGAGGCCGCGGACCGGCTGGCGGGCGACCGGGACGTGCCGCGCCGGGTCTTCCCCCGCCTCGGCCGGTCGCTGCGCGCCGAGATCGCGCTCATCGTGCTGTTACCGAGTCCGAACGAGCTGGTGGACGAGGTGATCCGGTACGCGCGGGTGTTCAGCAGCGCGAAAGTGCTGTTCCTGGCCGAGTCCGCGTACTTCGGGCCGGACGAGGTGGCCGACGTCGTGCGGCAGCTGGAGACGTGGGTCCCGCCGATCACGCTGTACGTCGGCCCGCTCGACCCGGGTGACGCGCAGCGCTTCGCCGAAGACCGGTTGTCCCGTCACGTGGCGGCGGGGCGCTATCCCGGGTTGAGCGACGACGCGATCGAGCTGGTGGCGAAGCACTGCCAGTCGATCGCCATGCTGCAACGCTTCCTGCACGGCACGTACCAGCACAAACTCGGCTCGGGACTAGGCTACTCCGAAGCCGATCAGGTGTCCGTCGAGGACATCAGGGCGTTCTTGAACACGAAGTCCCGGAACGGACTGGGGAATGGGCCATGA